Genomic segment of Mucilaginibacter sabulilitoris:
GAAGTGGAAGCCCATCCAAGCGCCGCCATTTTTCATATACTGCTCAAAGGCTGCTCTTTGCGCCGGATCATCGGTACGGGTATCTAAAAATATCACTACCTGGTATTTAGCCAAAAACTCAGGGGTCATATCGCTCCAGTTTTTGGTAGAATCATACGTAAAGTTGTATTTTTTGGCCATCTCCGGGAACCACCGATTAGCCTCGTGCATAAAGCTGATATGCGCCTTATCCTCACGGCCGGTGTAAAAGGCAATCACTTTAAACCTGGGTTTAACGTTTTGCGCCTTAGCATGGTAAAGACTAAAACATACTATACAAATTGTAATTGCCAGCACGGCAATTTTTTGAACACCGGTACGAGAGGTCATGGTTTACTGTTGATTAATGATTGCTCCTATAAAACTAATTAAATTTTGGTAAACGTTTAATAGTAAAAGCAGCTATGAAACGAGACGCAGTAATATAACAGGGAGAATAAACGGAGCCTGTTCTTTTGCAAAATCAGAAAAACAAAATTGCTTATAACAAATAACAGCCGCTACACTTGCTGTAGACGGCTGCTTCTAAGTTACTATCCCTAATTATATAACTTATTATTTTTATTCAGAGCTATTGAATATTTCTGAGATTTGATTTATATCGTTTTGTAATAGTGTTATTTTATAATGTCAAAGATATTACCTCCAGCCATAAACCGCGACAGGGATATTACCTAAGTAATTTACGGAATTTACTGTATTTATTGCCAGTGAATTTACGTGAAATGCCATTTGCGGATGAGTATTTTTACGCAGATACTTATGCAGTATTTTAGCAATGGCTGTAAACAGAATACCCGTAGCTTTCATGACAATGGTTTATTTTACTATTACACGAAAATGAGGAATATACCTATACGGGTCAATCATATAAGCTTATGGTTTTTCACCGAAAAATATTACAGTTACATGCTGCCAACCAGTCTTTCACGAATGGCTTTGGCCACAGCTTCTGATTTGGAGTTTACATGCAGTTTTTTGTAGATGCTGCTGATGTGGGTGCATACGGTACCCATACTAATGTAGCAGCGTTCGGCTATCATTTTATAACTGTCGCCCTTTACCAGACACCCCAGCACTTCCCGTTCGCGCAGGGAAAGATCATACTCGTTGGCTACATCTGATCTCTTTTCCCTGAAAAAATCGAGCACCTTACGGGCTATGCTTGCATTCATCGGGGCACCTCCCTGATTTACATCCGTAATAGCTTCGAGGATCTTGGCGGGCGAGGTTTTTTTAAGCAGATAACCCGTTGCTCCCGACTGGATAGCCGCGAACACCTTATCGCTATCATCATAAGAGGTCAGGATCAATACATTTACATTGGGAAAGTGCGTTTTGATGAGTGCTGTGGCCTCTATGCCGCTGAGGCCTGGCATGTCTATGTCCATGAGTACCACATCCGTTGTATCATGCCGCATATGGTCGAGCACCTTGTTACCATCAGGATAAGTTCCGGCTATTACATAACCCGGTGTGCCTGATATTAAATAACTCAGGCTATCGCGCAAGGCGCTATTATCATCAAATACAGATACTCTGATGTCCAATTTTTTAAATTTAAACAGTAAAGTTAAAACCTAACTCAAAGCATTCCAATCATATATGCATATGATATTACGAGTTTAATTTTTATCTGCTGCCGGATGTTTGCTGAGGTATTGATAAAGTTGGGTGCCGGTGAGCAGAAAAGCCCCTACGCCATATACCTCGGTACTGCTTTCGGTAACCGCATCAGGACTGGCGCCTATGCGCTGTACATAACCCAGCATCCCATCGGGGTGAACAGAGGTTGCCAATGCAGCCCATGCTTTTTTTACAACTGGCCAATAAGTTTTACCATCAAGCATGCCATGATTAAGTCCCCATAGTAAGGCATAACAATAAAAGCCGGTACCGCTGGTTTCTTTAACGGGATAGCTCTCCGGATCGAGCAATGAGGCATGCCAGCTGCCATCTGGTTGCTGCAGCGAGGCTATTTTGGAAGCCATGTCCTGGTATAGTTGTTCAAATTTCTTTTTTTTGGGATGATTGGCGGGCATGTTTTCCATCACCCTTACCAGGCCTGCAAGTACCCATCCGTTACCCCTTGCCCAGAATACTTTTTTGCCGTTCTTTTCTTTCTTGTCCAAATAGCTTCCATCCCTGAAATATAAATGCTCTGTAGGGTCATATAAATAATCGGTGGTTTTCCACCAGAGTTTGACAGCCATATCAAGGTATTTGGTATCTCCTGTAGCCGTGCTTAAATAACTCAGCGCGGTTGGCCCCATAAAAAGGGCATCGCACCAGGCCCATTCCCTTGAGGCAATATGATTTTTCCACTCCAATGATTCATCATGCGGCTTGCTCACAATGCTATCAGCCAGTGCGATGAATGGCGTTATCATTTTTTTGTCTTTATACCTATTATACAACAGGGAATAGGTTTGACCAATGCAATAATCATCGGCCATAAAACGGTCGCGGCCAGTGTTCCAGCTCAAATCGTTGCCAATATTGACAAGCGCGGTTAAATATTTTTCATTGTTTTTGACAGCACCCAAGGCATAAATACCGGTATAACAAGCGGCGTTTGTCCAATCAACCTTAGGATGTTTAAAACCATTCGTGTTCCACTCATTCAGTTGCCAATCGGCAACCTTGTGCATAATATCCAATATGTACTTTTTTTTCAATAACGAATCCTGTTTAACTGGTTTAGAAGTTGCCCGGGCCGGATTGACGTTAACACAGGAAATTAAACATAACAAGGCGAACAATTGCAAACAAAACTGCTTTGATTTTACCATAGACATCTTTTTTTATTTAGGTAAGGAGCTTAAAGATAGTATATTTTGTATTAATAGACTTTATAGTCGGGCGATATTATCCTTACCCCGCCTTCGCCCGCAATTATGGCTTTTGATGCCATTCTGTAGAACAAGGAGTGCTCTACAATGCCCGGAATCATTTTTACCTGTATGTTTAACTGCTGCCAATCCGGCACGCTTGAAAACTGCATATCGGCAAGCAGGTTGCCGTTTTCAGAAGTCACGGCGCCGTCTTTCTGGTTGCTCATACGCAGTTTTAAAACGGCATCAGGCCAGGCAGATGTAAGCCTGTCAAGTACTATTTGTAATGCCTGCGGCAAAATCTCCACCACCAGGGGATAGGTTGCATCCAGCGCGGGCGTAAATTTAGCGTCATCGCCCATTAATATAAACTCAGCGGCCATTGATGCCAGTATTTTTTCGGAAGTGTGGATGCCACCACCACTTTTAAGGGCGGTTAACCCGCTGTCAAACTGATCGCATCCGTCAAAATAAATATCGAGGTATTTTACCATCGACGCGGCTTTTACATTTAAGCCATGCTGCAACAGGTAAGCATTTGTTTTAAAAGACGATGACACCAAAATAACAGAGCCGGCAAGGGCTTCATCCTGCCTGATCATATCAACCAGATGAAAAACCGTTGTTCCGGCTCCCAGACCAATTGTTTGGCCTGTTTTAATAAGTTTAAAAGCGACTTTTGCAGCCTCCAGCTTGTAATCGGCCATGAGTGTTTTTTTATTGAGCAAGATAGCTTATATCCCGTCAATAAAAAAAGCATTGATACTTGCTACATCAGAAAGATAGGTGGCCATTGATATAATTTTGCCATCATTTATCTCGCACACAATCGCTACCTGCTCGTCCAGTATCAAATTATCCCTGGTAGCTGTATTATGAAGCGAAAGCGTCACACCATGCAATCCATAGAGGATATCCTTTAATTGAAATTTAACTCCAAAGTGTTTTAATCCCTGGGCGCGGCGTATAATAGCATCGGCCCCTTCGGCAAGGCCCGAAAGAATACTTGTACCAGGCAATTTCCAGACTGCATCCGGCGCTATAATTGCGCGCATGGTATCCCATTCATTATCCCTTAATGCCGTGAGAAATGTGGTAGCGAGGTACAGTTTCTCCTCATCTGTTGGGAGATTGTTATTTTGATTTGATGTTTTCATGATAAGATTTTAGATATTAACGGATCTATATTTAACGGGGCAGACACATTTGCCGATAAGAAATACCTGATCTTTATATACGAGGCATCATTATAAGCAACATGCACCGCCTGCTGCTCATCCTGCCAGGCGATAACCTTTAGCGGCAAATCGAGCGCTGCCACCGGATTTTCGCTCATTACCGGTCCGCCGGCTT
This window contains:
- a CDS encoding response regulator transcription factor, which produces MDIRVSVFDDNSALRDSLSYLISGTPGYVIAGTYPDGNKVLDHMRHDTTDVVLMDIDMPGLSGIEATALIKTHFPNVNVLILTSYDDSDKVFAAIQSGATGYLLKKTSPAKILEAITDVNQGGAPMNASIARKVLDFFREKRSDVANEYDLSLREREVLGCLVKGDSYKMIAERCYISMGTVCTHISSIYKKLHVNSKSEAVAKAIRERLVGSM
- a CDS encoding glycoside hydrolase family 88/105 protein is translated as MKKKYILDIMHKVADWQLNEWNTNGFKHPKVDWTNAACYTGIYALGAVKNNEKYLTALVNIGNDLSWNTGRDRFMADDYCIGQTYSLLYNRYKDKKMITPFIALADSIVSKPHDESLEWKNHIASREWAWCDALFMGPTALSYLSTATGDTKYLDMAVKLWWKTTDYLYDPTEHLYFRDGSYLDKKEKNGKKVFWARGNGWVLAGLVRVMENMPANHPKKKKFEQLYQDMASKIASLQQPDGSWHASLLDPESYPVKETSGTGFYCYALLWGLNHGMLDGKTYWPVVKKAWAALATSVHPDGMLGYVQRIGASPDAVTESSTEVYGVGAFLLTGTQLYQYLSKHPAADKN
- the rpiA gene encoding ribose 5-phosphate isomerase A, whose amino-acid sequence is MADYKLEAAKVAFKLIKTGQTIGLGAGTTVFHLVDMIRQDEALAGSVILVSSSFKTNAYLLQHGLNVKAASMVKYLDIYFDGCDQFDSGLTALKSGGGIHTSEKILASMAAEFILMGDDAKFTPALDATYPLVVEILPQALQIVLDRLTSAWPDAVLKLRMSNQKDGAVTSENGNLLADMQFSSVPDWQQLNIQVKMIPGIVEHSLFYRMASKAIIAGEGGVRIISPDYKVY
- a CDS encoding nuclear transport factor 2 family protein; its protein translation is MKTSNQNNNLPTDEEKLYLATTFLTALRDNEWDTMRAIIAPDAVWKLPGTSILSGLAEGADAIIRRAQGLKHFGVKFQLKDILYGLHGVTLSLHNTATRDNLILDEQVAIVCEINDGKIISMATYLSDVASINAFFIDGI
- a CDS encoding DUF302 domain-containing protein; this translates as MTNPNGVTVRQSRYSVKETIDRIQTALEEHDVTIYARINQQQELQKVGQVIPPLEFLLFGNPKAGGPVMSENPVAALDLPLKVIAWQDEQQAVHVAYNDASYIKIRYFLSANVSAPLNIDPLISKILS